CCACCCCATCGACGTCAGTCACCGTTCCCTGGAGAGCCCCGGTCTGGGCCATCGCAGTGCCTGCGAGCAGGCCGAACGCGAGCGCCAGAGTCGTGACGATGAACAGCTGTCGCCCCATCATGCGCCGAGCAAGCCGTGTGAGCATTGCACCCCTCCCTTGGGCGGTCGAACGCGACCCTTTCGCAGCCCACCCTTCATACCACGGCCTGACGCGTTTTCCTAACCAGGATTGACTCCCAGGTGACGCCGCGCACAGCGACGCGGCGTCCTCGTTCGCCGCCTGGAGGTCGAAGCAGGCAGGATGCCTGCGCTACAAGCAGGCAGGATGCCTGCGCTACAACTACTGGGATGCTGGGGGCACCGGCTCCGGGACCTCGTTGGCGATCGGTGGCACGGTCATGAAGTAGGCGAACATCGCCTTCAGATCCTCGTCGCTGGTCGTCGGGTAGTGCGGCATCGGGGGCAGGACGTCTCGGCCCATCCCCAGGTGCTTGCCCGTGCGCAGGGCGGTGACGAACATCTCCTCGTCCCAGGCCCCGAGGCCGGTCTCCTTGTCGGAGGTCAGGTTGGCCGCGTAGCTGATGCCCCACGGCCCGGCCCACGCGGTCATGCCGCCGGTGACGGCGTTCCACGGCCCGGGCGGCAGCGCGGGCGGCGGCGGCAGCTCGGCGTCACGCGGATGTCCGGAGTACATGCGGGCCGCATCGGGCTCCGGCCCCCGCGGGCCCATCTTCAGCGGCGTGTGGCAGTGGGCGCACCCGATGGACTCGACCAGGTACTTGCCCCGCTCCACGGCTGCGCGGTCGTCCCCCGCGACCGCGGCCACGGCCGTCGCCAGCGCGAGCGCCACACCAATAAAGACACCTCCTCGACTCATCACGAAGCTCCATTCGTTGACCCAGGTTGCCGGGCCAAGCGTCGATTTGGCGTTTTCAACTCTGCCCGGCTCGCGGCAATTCCCAACGCACGACCTGACGGAAGTGCCGCCTCCGGCCGGGCAACCGCAGCTCCGGCCCCCCTGCTGCCCGGGCGGCGCGCACTTCCGCGCGCCGCGGTCCCGAGAGTATGATCACTGCCACAGACTTCGCCATGGAGGGTCCGATGTCGCGTCGCGCCGTCCTCACGCTGACCTTGCTGCTCCTGGTGGGCGCGGTCGCCTCGCCGGCGACGGCAACCCCGGTGAACCTGCTTTCGATCCAGGAAGGCACCTTCCCGGTCGTCGAGCCGCCGAGCTACGGGGGCTGGCCGGTCGTGGCCCTGCTGGACGACAGCCCGGGCACCGGCTGGGCCTGCCCGGAGGGCCGGATCGCCGACAATGTGTTCGTGTTCGAGATGGCGACGGAAGCGGCCATCGAGCGCTACGAGTTCGACGCCGCGAGCGTGGACGAGGAGGGCGCCGGGGCGAAGCAGGTCACGGTCGAGGTCTCCACGACCTCCGCGACTGCCGGCTTCACCCCGGTCCTCCAGGCGACGCTCGCGGCAGGACGTGACCGGCAGGCCTTCGACGCGGCGAAGCGGGTGCCGGCGCGCTGGGTGCGGCTGACGATTCACACCAACCAGGGGAACCAGGGCTGGACGGAGCTGTTCGGCTTCCGGGGCTACGGCGAGAGGCCTCCGTTCACCGGCCTCCCCGAGGGCGTCTCCGGCACCTACGCGACCGACTACAACGACTTTCACGTCCGCCAGCAGGGCACTGCGCTGGTCGGGTGCTACGAGTACGACTCCGGCATCCTCGACGGCACGATCGAGGGCCGGGTCATGAAGATCACTTGGTTCGAGGGGGAGGACCGCAGCGAGCACGGCCCGGCCGTGATGGTCTTCTCACCCGACGGCAAGGCCTTCCGCGGCTACTGGTGGCACTCCGGCAACGAGGCCGATCTCCCCGACGGAGCATGGAACGGCACCAAGCGGTCGGCCGCGGTCGGAAGCTGTCCCCACTGGTCGGGCTCGGTGAGCGGCGAGCTCACGAAGACCCTGTCGGCGACCGGCCGCGCGCGGGTCTACGGCATCCTGTTCGACATCGACTCGGCGACCATCCGGCCGGAGTCGAAGCCCGTCCTCGACGAGGTCGTGGCCTCGCTCGAGGCCGAGCCGGGATGGCAGCTCACGATCGAGGGCCACACCGACTCGACCGGCACCGCGGACCACAACCGGACCCTGTCGCAGCAGCGCGCCGACTCGGTCAAGGCCTACCTGGTGGCGGCAGGGATCGAACCCGCCCGCCTGCAGACGGCGGGCTTCGGGTCGTCGCAGCCGGTCGCCGACAATGCGACCGAGCTCGGCCGCAGCCAGAACCGGCGGGTCGAGCTGGTGCGCCGGTAGCCGGCGG
The sequence above is drawn from the Thermoanaerobaculales bacterium genome and encodes:
- a CDS encoding OmpA family protein; this encodes MSRRAVLTLTLLLLVGAVASPATATPVNLLSIQEGTFPVVEPPSYGGWPVVALLDDSPGTGWACPEGRIADNVFVFEMATEAAIERYEFDAASVDEEGAGAKQVTVEVSTTSATAGFTPVLQATLAAGRDRQAFDAAKRVPARWVRLTIHTNQGNQGWTELFGFRGYGERPPFTGLPEGVSGTYATDYNDFHVRQQGTALVGCYEYDSGILDGTIEGRVMKITWFEGEDRSEHGPAVMVFSPDGKAFRGYWWHSGNEADLPDGAWNGTKRSAAVGSCPHWSGSVSGELTKTLSATGRARVYGILFDIDSATIRPESKPVLDEVVASLEAEPGWQLTIEGHTDSTGTADHNRTLSQQRADSVKAYLVAAGIEPARLQTAGFGSSQPVADNATELGRSQNRRVELVRR